One window of the Vannielia litorea genome contains the following:
- a CDS encoding AMP-binding protein: MGWMRDESGLQKRRANHAPLTPLSHLARAVKLFPEREAVVYGSTRHTYAQYHARVSRLASALEARGIRPGEVVSSLLLNTLPHVEAHFGVPACGAVLNAINVRLDVGTVAYIFEHAETRLILCDTAFVPLAEEALGVMEGERPVLIEVPDAEAGLEATGRHTTYEELLAEGREDYPWIMPEDEWESLTLNYTSGTTGRPKGVVYHHRGAYLSTLGQVISWRMVMEPRYLVIVPLFHCNNWCHTWMIPALGGTVVCCRDVTAKNIYNAIADEGVTHFGGAPIVLGLLVNAPESERRSFDHTVEVFTAGAPPPAAILAAVEPLGFNVTQVYGLTETYGPITECLWDGGKWDALEQKDRAAIKARTGVAMPTAEEVTVMDEFISQTPMDAETPGEIVMRGNMVMKGYYKNPEASEEAFRGGYFHSEDIAIQHPDGYIQITDRAKDIIISGGENVSSVEVEGVLMHHPAVNLCAVVAKPDEKWGEVPCAYVELKPGSEATEEELIAHCRESLAGFKTPKHVVFHELPKTPTGKIQKFELRKHAKEWSEG, encoded by the coding sequence ATGGGCTGGATGAGAGATGAGAGCGGCTTGCAGAAACGCCGCGCCAACCACGCGCCGCTAACCCCACTCAGCCATCTTGCCCGCGCGGTCAAACTCTTCCCCGAGCGGGAGGCGGTGGTCTACGGCTCGACCCGCCACACCTACGCCCAGTATCACGCCCGCGTCTCCCGCCTCGCCTCCGCGCTGGAGGCGCGCGGCATCCGCCCTGGCGAGGTCGTATCCTCCCTCCTGCTCAACACCCTGCCCCATGTCGAGGCCCACTTCGGCGTGCCCGCCTGCGGCGCCGTGCTCAACGCCATCAACGTCCGGCTCGATGTGGGCACAGTCGCCTATATCTTCGAGCACGCCGAAACCCGGCTGATCCTCTGCGATACAGCCTTCGTGCCCCTAGCCGAAGAGGCGCTGGGCGTCATGGAAGGCGAGCGCCCCGTGCTCATCGAGGTGCCCGACGCCGAGGCCGGGCTGGAGGCCACCGGCCGCCACACCACCTATGAGGAGCTTCTGGCCGAGGGCCGCGAAGATTACCCCTGGATCATGCCAGAGGACGAGTGGGAGAGCCTGACGCTCAACTACACCTCCGGCACCACCGGCCGCCCCAAGGGAGTGGTCTACCACCATCGCGGCGCCTACCTCAGCACGCTGGGCCAAGTGATCTCGTGGCGCATGGTGATGGAGCCGCGCTACCTCGTGATCGTCCCGCTCTTTCACTGCAACAACTGGTGCCACACCTGGATGATCCCTGCGCTCGGCGGCACGGTCGTCTGCTGCCGCGATGTCACCGCCAAGAACATCTACAACGCCATCGCCGACGAGGGCGTCACCCACTTCGGCGGCGCCCCCATCGTGCTCGGCCTGCTGGTGAACGCGCCCGAGTCCGAGCGCCGCAGCTTCGACCACACCGTCGAGGTCTTCACCGCCGGCGCCCCGCCCCCCGCCGCCATTCTCGCCGCCGTCGAGCCGCTGGGCTTCAACGTGACCCAGGTCTACGGATTGACAGAAACCTACGGCCCCATAACCGAATGCCTCTGGGATGGGGGTAAGTGGGACGCGCTGGAGCAAAAGGACCGCGCCGCCATCAAGGCCCGCACCGGCGTCGCCATGCCCACCGCCGAGGAGGTGACGGTGATGGACGAGTTCATCAGCCAGACCCCGATGGATGCCGAAACGCCCGGCGAGATCGTGATGCGCGGCAACATGGTGATGAAGGGCTATTACAAGAACCCCGAAGCCAGCGAAGAGGCCTTCCGCGGCGGCTACTTCCACAGCGAAGACATCGCCATCCAGCACCCCGACGGCTACATCCAGATCACCGACCGCGCGAAAGACATAATCATCTCCGGCGGCGAGAACGTGAGTTCGGTCGAGGTCGAGGGCGTGCTGATGCACCACCCGGCGGTGAACCTCTGCGCCGTTGTCGCCAAACCCGACGAGAAATGGGGCGAAGTCCCCTGCGCCTACGTCGAGCTGAAGCCGGGGTCGGAGGCGACCGAGGAAGAGCTGATCGCCCACTGCCGGGAGTCGCTGGCGGGGTTCAAGACGCCCAAGCATGTGGTGTTCCACGAACTGCCGAAGACACCGACGGGGAAGATTCAGAAGTTTGAGTTGCGGAAGCACGCGAAAGAGTGGTCGGAGGGTTGA
- a CDS encoding LysR family transcriptional regulator, giving the protein MKPPAASFDWNQARAFLAAAEEGSLSAAARKLGQTQPTLGRQVSGLEEALGVTLFERAGRSLQLTQAGRELLPHLRSMEESAGHVAMVAAGQAQGLKGRVVISASDMVAARTLPPIIARLARTAPELEIELISSNSLSDLTRREADIALRHVRPTEPELVARLVAEQAAKFYAATAYLERAGRPESVAALGKHDWVGHASAETMLEYLAGKGIEVPRERVRVVADNGLAYWELVRQGMGIGIMAREEVQLGEGIEPVLPDYTFMTIPVWLVAHSELHSSRRIRVVWDYLAEALSKRAAKP; this is encoded by the coding sequence ATGAAACCCCCTGCTGCCTCCTTCGACTGGAACCAGGCGCGCGCCTTTCTGGCGGCTGCCGAGGAGGGCTCGCTCTCGGCCGCCGCGCGCAAGCTGGGGCAGACCCAGCCGACGCTGGGGCGGCAGGTGAGCGGGCTGGAGGAGGCGCTTGGGGTCACGCTATTCGAGCGGGCGGGGCGCAGCTTGCAGCTCACGCAGGCGGGGCGGGAACTGCTGCCGCATCTGCGCAGCATGGAGGAAAGCGCGGGCCACGTGGCGATGGTGGCCGCCGGGCAGGCGCAGGGGCTGAAGGGGCGCGTGGTGATCTCGGCCTCCGATATGGTGGCGGCGCGCACCCTGCCGCCGATCATCGCCAGGTTGGCGCGTACTGCGCCGGAGCTGGAGATCGAGTTGATCTCTTCCAACAGCCTGTCGGACCTGACCCGGCGCGAGGCCGATATCGCCCTGCGCCATGTGCGCCCCACCGAGCCGGAACTGGTGGCCCGGCTTGTCGCGGAGCAGGCGGCGAAGTTCTATGCGGCCACTGCCTACCTTGAGCGGGCCGGGCGCCCGGAGAGCGTTGCGGCGCTTGGAAAGCACGATTGGGTGGGGCACGCGAGTGCGGAGACGATGCTGGAGTATCTTGCGGGCAAGGGTATTGAGGTGCCGCGCGAAAGGGTACGCGTGGTGGCTGACAACGGGCTCGCTTATTGGGAGCTGGTGCGGCAGGGCATGGGGATCGGCATCATGGCGCGCGAGGAGGTGCAATTGGGCGAGGGGATTGAGCCGGTGTTGCCCGATTACACCTTCATGACCATCCCGGTCTGGCTGGTGGCGCATTCCGAGTTGCACTCCTCGCGCCGCATCCGGGTGGTTTGGGACTATCTCGCGGAGGCGCTTTCAAAGCGGGCGGCGAAGCCCTAG
- a CDS encoding 3-hydroxyacyl-CoA dehydrogenase NAD-binding domain-containing protein: MTQFTKSIDADGVATLTWDTPGKSMNVMNMEGFQELDALIDDVLADDAVKGVILTSGKEGSFAGGMDLNIIAKMKESAGDNPAKGLFDGIMATHKILRKLERGGMDDKNKGGKPIVAALPGTALGIGLEIPLACHYIIAADNPKAKIGLPEIMVGIFPGMGGTTRLSWKLGAMGASPLLLEGKLNDPKKAKSAGVVDEVVAPEELLTRAKEWVLSEPKIVKPWDEKGYKIPGGTPYHPAGFMTFVGASAMVNGNTKGVYPAAKALLSSVYEGMQVPFDTALKIEARWFTNVLMNPSSSAMIRSLFINKEALEKGANRPDVADEKVSKVGVIGAGMMGAGIALVSAQAGIEVVLIDQKQEAADKGKAYSESYLDKGIARKKTTLEKKEEVLARITATTDYAALKGCDLIVEAVFEDVGIKAAVTKEVLAAVGPDCIFATNTSTLPITELAKASDNPEQFIGIHFFSPVEKMMLVEIIKGQQTGSRAVAKALDYVRQIRKTPIVVNDARFFYANRCIIPYINEGIRMVKEGVEPALVENAAKLVGMPLGPLQLVDETSIDLGVKIAKATKAAMGDAYPDGAVDEVLFWMADESRLGRKSNAGFYSYDDKRKRGLLWEGLEAKYPVADEQPDLSEVQHRLLFAQVLEAVRALEEGVLEDIREGDVGAILGWGFAPWSGGPFSWLDILGAERAVELTEALTAAHGDRFATPALLREIAASGGTFYDRFGTGADAKAA; this comes from the coding sequence ATGACCCAATTCACCAAGAGCATAGACGCCGACGGCGTGGCCACCCTCACTTGGGACACGCCCGGCAAATCCATGAACGTGATGAACATGGAGGGCTTTCAGGAGCTCGACGCGCTGATCGACGATGTGCTGGCCGATGACGCCGTGAAAGGCGTGATCCTCACCTCCGGCAAAGAGGGCAGCTTTGCCGGCGGCATGGACCTGAACATCATCGCCAAGATGAAGGAGAGCGCCGGCGACAACCCTGCCAAGGGCCTCTTCGACGGCATCATGGCCACCCACAAGATCCTGCGCAAACTCGAGCGCGGCGGGATGGACGACAAGAACAAGGGCGGCAAGCCCATCGTCGCCGCCCTCCCCGGCACCGCGCTCGGCATCGGCCTCGAGATCCCGCTCGCCTGCCACTACATCATCGCCGCCGACAACCCGAAGGCCAAGATCGGCCTGCCCGAGATCATGGTCGGCATCTTCCCCGGTATGGGCGGCACCACCCGCCTGTCGTGGAAGCTGGGCGCGATGGGCGCCTCGCCCCTGCTGCTGGAGGGAAAGCTGAACGATCCGAAGAAGGCCAAATCGGCCGGCGTAGTCGATGAGGTCGTCGCCCCCGAAGAGCTTCTGACCCGCGCCAAGGAGTGGGTGCTCTCCGAGCCCAAGATCGTGAAGCCTTGGGACGAAAAGGGCTACAAGATCCCCGGCGGCACCCCCTACCACCCCGCAGGCTTCATGACCTTCGTCGGCGCCTCCGCCATGGTCAACGGCAACACCAAGGGCGTCTACCCGGCTGCCAAGGCGCTGCTGTCGTCGGTCTATGAAGGCATGCAGGTGCCCTTCGACACCGCCCTCAAGATCGAGGCCCGCTGGTTCACCAATGTCCTGATGAACCCCTCCTCCTCCGCCATGATCCGCTCGCTCTTCATCAACAAGGAAGCCTTGGAGAAAGGCGCCAACCGGCCCGACGTGGCCGATGAGAAGGTCAGCAAGGTCGGCGTCATCGGCGCGGGAATGATGGGCGCGGGCATCGCGCTGGTCTCGGCGCAGGCAGGCATCGAGGTGGTCCTGATCGACCAGAAGCAGGAGGCCGCCGACAAGGGCAAGGCCTACTCCGAGAGCTATCTCGACAAGGGCATCGCCCGCAAAAAGACCACGCTCGAGAAGAAGGAAGAGGTGCTGGCCCGGATCACCGCCACCACCGACTACGCCGCGCTCAAAGGCTGTGACCTGATCGTCGAGGCGGTGTTCGAAGACGTGGGCATCAAAGCCGCCGTCACCAAGGAGGTGCTCGCGGCCGTCGGCCCCGATTGCATCTTCGCCACAAACACCTCCACCCTGCCGATCACCGAGCTGGCCAAAGCCTCGGACAACCCCGAGCAGTTCATCGGCATTCACTTCTTCTCGCCGGTCGAAAAGATGATGCTGGTGGAGATCATCAAGGGCCAGCAAACCGGCAGCCGCGCCGTCGCCAAGGCGCTCGACTACGTCCGCCAGATCCGCAAAACGCCGATCGTCGTGAACGATGCCCGCTTCTTCTACGCCAACCGCTGCATCATCCCCTACATCAACGAGGGCATCCGCATGGTGAAGGAGGGCGTGGAACCTGCGCTGGTGGAGAACGCTGCCAAGCTGGTCGGCATGCCGCTCGGCCCGCTCCAACTGGTCGATGAAACCTCCATCGACCTCGGGGTAAAGATCGCCAAGGCCACCAAGGCCGCGATGGGCGATGCCTACCCTGATGGCGCGGTCGACGAGGTGCTGTTCTGGATGGCCGACGAGAGCCGCCTCGGCCGCAAGTCGAACGCGGGCTTCTACAGCTACGACGACAAGCGCAAGCGCGGCCTGCTCTGGGAGGGGCTTGAAGCCAAGTACCCTGTCGCAGACGAGCAGCCAGACCTCAGCGAGGTGCAGCACCGCCTGCTCTTCGCCCAAGTGCTCGAGGCCGTCCGCGCGCTGGAAGAGGGCGTGCTGGAAGACATCCGCGAGGGCGACGTGGGCGCCATTCTCGGCTGGGGCTTCGCCCCGTGGTCCGGCGGCCCGTTCAGCTGGCTCGATATCCTCGGCGCCGAACGTGCCGTGGAACTCACCGAGGCCCTCACCGCCGCCCACGGCGACCGCTTCGCCACCCCGGCCCTGCTGCGCGAGATCGCAGCCTCCGGCGGCACCTTCTACGACCGTTTCGGCACCGGTGCAGACGCAAAGGCCGCCTAA
- a CDS encoding YaaC family protein, producing MLDASVWSKLSWLESQDAVGTSYERLHKRSLNTRRRLEITAAAKQAREYFVQASRSDLSVRPLLTFYGVSSLSRACVLLIGKHEGESSLQTGHGLRQVGWRNKLNGNLATALEGLNALSVETCDGLYLDLAKHTNNQNCLHTNSSAVDWSVSYEVPQSGQCVSLESLVSRMPDLKEELTTSGIESRFEMVNNISYSQDSGLLIKKGNKKSSSVFLAYEELGYTRNSDVGSEKLSCSSDIFAKSPVQLLNSLVDLPFPVPNLFLVEPLWGGVSQICFTFKISFILGMLARYFPTHWMNLINGAKGDRHRSIIIKCQRVVEVTFPFLIEELIRYNETMVEKG from the coding sequence ATGCTGGATGCTTCGGTTTGGAGCAAGCTGTCGTGGCTAGAAAGCCAAGATGCAGTGGGAACTTCGTATGAGCGACTTCACAAACGTTCGCTCAATACACGTCGTCGTCTAGAGATCACCGCAGCTGCAAAACAGGCCAGAGAGTATTTTGTGCAAGCAAGTCGATCCGACCTATCGGTGCGGCCGCTTTTGACTTTCTACGGCGTGTCCAGTCTTTCCCGCGCGTGCGTTCTTTTGATTGGAAAGCACGAGGGCGAGAGTTCACTGCAAACGGGGCATGGGCTCAGGCAGGTTGGTTGGCGGAACAAGCTCAATGGAAACCTAGCGACTGCACTTGAAGGGCTGAATGCACTTTCGGTGGAGACGTGTGATGGTCTTTATTTGGATTTGGCCAAGCATACTAATAATCAAAACTGCCTTCACACAAATTCAAGCGCTGTCGATTGGTCTGTTTCTTATGAAGTGCCACAAAGTGGACAGTGCGTGAGTCTCGAGAGCCTCGTGTCGAGGATGCCAGATTTAAAGGAAGAGCTAACCACTTCGGGGATTGAGTCGCGATTTGAGATGGTGAATAATATTTCGTACAGCCAAGATAGTGGATTGCTCATTAAGAAGGGCAATAAGAAGTCCAGTTCAGTTTTTCTGGCATATGAAGAGCTAGGATATACTCGAAACTCGGATGTCGGCTCAGAGAAGCTATCATGTTCCTCAGATATTTTTGCGAAATCACCGGTCCAGCTTCTAAATTCTCTGGTAGATTTGCCTTTTCCAGTTCCGAACCTATTTCTCGTTGAGCCACTTTGGGGGGGAGTCTCGCAAATTTGTTTTACCTTCAAGATTTCGTTTATCTTAGGTATGTTGGCTCGATACTTCCCGACACATTGGATGAATCTGATTAACGGTGCAAAAGGCGACAGGCACCGATCCATTATTATTAAATGTCAGCGCGTAGTGGAAGTGACGTTCCCGTTCCTCATCGAAGAATTGATTCGTTACAATGAAACTATGGTAGAAAAGGGCTAA
- a CDS encoding cupin domain-containing protein: MPVIPHDSVRRDHGTPEAIASHGAYEARLYSDTGGLTQFGAFVEELQPGSRSSNRHWHEEQDEFLWMLTGEATLHENRGSSTLRPGDAVAWPKGVANAHCIENASNTPCSYLIVGKRGGDDVVHYPDHGEKKLIPAAGDRQMLPDDAAAPAELPSALLDPSAAPVKTGSIYPEPYNAMVGGRSSLRLGQHGGLTQFGANLVNLQPGALASLRHWHENEDEFLIVTEGHFVLVDDHGTHPMAPGDVATFPAGEANGHHMTNRSDAPATFLVIGTKAPSEVAHYTDHDFRIEIEGGEIRFTYRDGSPWDGPR; encoded by the coding sequence ATGCCGGTGATCCCGCACGACAGCGTCCGCCGCGACCACGGCACCCCCGAGGCTATCGCCAGCCACGGTGCCTATGAGGCGCGGCTCTATTCCGATACTGGCGGCCTCACCCAGTTCGGCGCCTTCGTCGAAGAGTTGCAGCCCGGCTCCCGCTCATCGAACCGCCATTGGCACGAAGAGCAGGACGAGTTCCTGTGGATGCTCACCGGCGAGGCCACGCTGCACGAGAACCGCGGCAGCAGCACGCTACGCCCCGGCGACGCGGTGGCCTGGCCCAAGGGCGTCGCCAACGCCCATTGCATCGAAAACGCGAGCAATACGCCCTGCAGCTACCTGATCGTCGGCAAACGCGGCGGAGATGACGTGGTCCATTACCCTGATCACGGCGAGAAAAAGCTGATCCCCGCAGCGGGCGACCGGCAGATGCTGCCTGACGATGCCGCGGCCCCCGCCGAGCTGCCCAGCGCCCTGCTCGACCCTTCCGCCGCGCCGGTGAAAACCGGCTCGATCTACCCCGAGCCCTACAACGCCATGGTCGGCGGCCGCTCCTCGCTGCGGCTCGGCCAGCACGGCGGGCTCACCCAGTTCGGCGCCAACCTCGTCAACCTCCAGCCCGGCGCGCTCGCCTCGCTGCGGCACTGGCACGAGAACGAGGACGAGTTCCTGATCGTGACCGAGGGCCACTTCGTGCTGGTCGACGACCACGGCACGCATCCGATGGCGCCCGGCGATGTGGCCACCTTCCCAGCGGGCGAGGCCAACGGCCACCACATGACCAACCGGAGCGACGCCCCCGCGACGTTCCTCGTGATCGGCACCAAGGCCCCCTCAGAGGTGGCCCACTACACCGATCACGACTTCCGCATCGAAATCGAAGGCGGCGAGATCCGCTTCACCTACAGAGACGGCAGCCCGTGGGACGGGCCCCGCTGA
- a CDS encoding glutathione S-transferase family protein, whose amino-acid sequence MTLKLHCFGESGNAYKAALALELAGLEWEPVYVDFFNGESRSPEFRALNEMGEVPVLVDGDETITQSGAILFHIAEKTGKFLDAPRAEILRWILWDCQKGSGQQGPLRFLMNFLPEEKRPQEAIAFVSGRTQAALKTLEAHLTGRDWVAGDALTIADLACCGYLFYPEPFGFSRADFPAIDAWLTRISETPGWKHPYDLMPGSPADRA is encoded by the coding sequence ATGACACTCAAACTCCATTGCTTCGGAGAATCCGGCAACGCCTACAAGGCGGCCTTGGCGCTCGAATTGGCGGGCCTCGAGTGGGAGCCGGTCTATGTCGATTTCTTCAACGGCGAATCCCGCAGCCCCGAGTTTCGTGCGCTCAACGAGATGGGCGAGGTGCCCGTGCTGGTCGATGGCGACGAGACCATCACTCAGTCCGGCGCGATCCTGTTCCACATCGCCGAGAAAACCGGCAAGTTCCTCGATGCCCCCCGCGCTGAAATTCTCCGCTGGATCCTCTGGGACTGCCAGAAAGGCTCCGGCCAGCAAGGCCCGCTGCGCTTTCTGATGAACTTCCTGCCCGAAGAGAAGCGCCCGCAGGAGGCCATCGCCTTCGTCTCCGGCCGCACTCAGGCCGCGCTGAAAACCCTTGAGGCGCACCTGACGGGCCGCGACTGGGTCGCAGGCGACGCGCTCACCATCGCCGACCTCGCCTGCTGCGGCTACCTCTTCTACCCCGAACCCTTCGGCTTCTCCCGCGCCGACTTCCCCGCCATCGACGCCTGGCTCACCCGCATCAGCGAAACGCCCGGCTGGAAACACCCCTACGACCTGATGCCCGGCTCGCCCGCGGATCGTGCCTGA
- a CDS encoding acetyl-CoA C-acetyltransferase — protein sequence MTEAYIYDAVRTPRGKGRKDGSLHEVTAMTLSAGVLNAIKERNGLEGHAVEDVIWGNATQVKEQGGCLARTAVLASDLDERIPGLSINRFCASGLEAVNLAANQVKGGAGAGYIAGGVECMSRVPMGSDGAAVAVDPSVAMKHYFVPQGISADIIATEYGFTRDQADALAVESQDRAAAAWEAERFSKSIVPVTDQNGLTILDRDEYMRPGTDMQALGALNPSFKDMGEVMPGFDKIALMKYPHLERINHIHHAGNSSGIVDGSAGVLIGSKEFGEAHGLKARARIRATAKIGTDPTIMLTGPVPVTEKIMADNGMSVSDIDLFEVNEAFASVVLRFMQAFDVDPALVNPNGGSIAMGHPLGATGAIILGTLLDELERQDKELGLATLCVASGMGAATIIERV from the coding sequence ATGACCGAAGCCTATATCTACGACGCCGTTCGCACTCCGCGTGGCAAGGGCCGCAAGGACGGCTCGCTGCACGAAGTCACCGCCATGACCCTCTCCGCTGGCGTGCTGAACGCCATCAAGGAGCGCAACGGCCTTGAGGGTCACGCAGTGGAAGACGTGATCTGGGGCAACGCGACCCAGGTGAAAGAGCAAGGCGGCTGCCTTGCCCGTACCGCCGTTCTGGCCTCCGATCTCGACGAGCGCATCCCCGGCCTCTCGATCAACCGCTTCTGCGCCTCCGGCCTCGAGGCCGTGAACCTCGCCGCGAACCAGGTGAAGGGCGGCGCAGGCGCGGGCTATATCGCCGGTGGTGTCGAGTGCATGAGCCGCGTGCCGATGGGCTCCGACGGCGCCGCCGTGGCCGTCGATCCCTCCGTCGCGATGAAGCACTATTTCGTCCCGCAGGGTATTTCTGCCGATATCATCGCCACCGAATACGGCTTCACCCGCGATCAGGCCGATGCGCTGGCCGTCGAGAGCCAGGACCGCGCCGCTGCCGCATGGGAGGCCGAGCGCTTCTCCAAGTCCATCGTGCCGGTAACCGATCAGAACGGCCTCACCATCCTTGACCGTGATGAATACATGCGCCCCGGCACCGACATGCAGGCGCTCGGTGCGCTCAACCCGTCCTTCAAGGACATGGGCGAGGTCATGCCCGGCTTCGACAAGATCGCGCTGATGAAGTACCCGCACCTCGAGCGGATCAATCACATCCACCACGCGGGCAACAGTTCCGGCATCGTCGATGGCTCGGCGGGCGTGCTGATCGGCTCCAAAGAGTTCGGCGAGGCTCACGGGCTGAAAGCCCGCGCCCGCATCCGCGCCACCGCCAAGATCGGCACCGACCCGACCATCATGCTCACCGGCCCCGTGCCCGTGACCGAGAAGATCATGGCCGACAACGGCATGAGCGTGTCCGACATCGACCTCTTCGAGGTCAACGAGGCCTTCGCCTCCGTGGTGCTCCGCTTCATGCAGGCCTTCGATGTCGACCCGGCCCTCGTCAACCCCAACGGCGGCTCCATCGCCATGGGCCACCCGCTGGGCGCCACCGGCGCGATCATCCTCGGCACCCTGCTCGATGAGCTGGAGCGGCAAGATAAAGAGCTCGGCCTCGCCACCCTCTGCGTCGCCTCCGGCATGGGCGCCGCCACCATCATTGAGCGCGTCTGA
- a CDS encoding Hint domain-containing protein yields MGWKTNDLSIAGVRPAGDRRRDARGAGHGIVAGTLVATSMGWRPVEALMLGDEVMTFDGGMQRITGLSRARLWNGEAECPRAMWPIRVPAGLVGNRRDLVLMPEETVVIESDAAEDMYDDPFALIPAMALIDMPGVERVCPATEIEVVSISFDEDQVIFVEGSALIFCPTGAAGEPIGMAALLSEEFNGTASSAYQVLSLDDARLLASCMVAEQAARGVPAAAARAGRLAA; encoded by the coding sequence ATGGGATGGAAAACGAATGATCTGAGTATCGCTGGCGTGCGGCCCGCAGGCGACCGACGCCGCGATGCGCGCGGCGCGGGCCACGGGATCGTGGCGGGCACGCTGGTGGCGACCTCAATGGGCTGGCGCCCGGTCGAGGCCCTGATGCTGGGCGACGAGGTGATGACTTTCGATGGCGGCATGCAGCGGATCACCGGGCTGAGCCGCGCACGCCTGTGGAACGGCGAGGCCGAGTGCCCGCGTGCGATGTGGCCGATCCGGGTGCCCGCGGGGCTGGTTGGCAACCGCCGCGATCTGGTGCTGATGCCCGAAGAGACCGTGGTGATCGAGAGTGATGCCGCCGAAGACATGTATGACGACCCCTTCGCCCTCATCCCGGCGATGGCCCTCATCGACATGCCCGGCGTGGAGCGCGTTTGCCCGGCGACCGAGATCGAGGTGGTCTCGATCAGCTTCGACGAGGATCAAGTGATCTTCGTGGAAGGCTCGGCGCTGATCTTCTGCCCGACCGGCGCGGCCGGCGAGCCGATTGGCATGGCGGCCCTGCTGAGCGAAGAGTTCAACGGCACGGCGAGCAGCGCCTATCAGGTGCTGTCACTCGATGACGCCCGTTTGCTGGCGAGCTGCATGGTGGCCGAGCAGGCTGCCCGCGGTGTGCCCGCCGCGGCGGCACGGGCCGGGCGGCTGGCCGCCTGA
- a CDS encoding NYN domain-containing protein, whose amino-acid sequence MDNKNNTPLLAVLIDADNTSPKWAKAIFDEIAGMGEASVRRVYGDFSSNQMNGWAKVQAEFGLVPHHQPANTVGKNASDIALVIDAMDLLHTGRFDGFILVSSDSDFTRLASRIREQGYDVFGIGAQKTPEAFRKACKRFIFLENLEGAPQQKQSAKGGDKLNEARDMIFRAMDALETEDDWYALGPLGQQVTTANPDFDVRTYGFRKFSDLVGKIPVLETRRGSGNQLQVRRVD is encoded by the coding sequence ATGGATAACAAGAACAACACACCTCTCCTCGCCGTCCTGATCGACGCCGACAACACCTCTCCCAAATGGGCCAAGGCGATCTTTGACGAGATTGCGGGCATGGGCGAGGCCTCGGTGCGCAGGGTCTATGGCGACTTTTCTTCCAACCAGATGAACGGCTGGGCAAAGGTGCAGGCTGAATTCGGTCTCGTGCCGCATCACCAGCCGGCGAATACCGTGGGCAAGAACGCGAGCGATATCGCGCTGGTGATCGACGCGATGGACCTGCTGCATACGGGCCGGTTTGATGGGTTCATTCTGGTCTCGTCCGATAGCGACTTTACCCGGTTGGCCTCGCGTATCCGCGAACAGGGCTACGACGTGTTCGGCATCGGGGCGCAGAAGACGCCCGAAGCCTTCCGGAAGGCCTGCAAGCGGTTCATCTTTCTGGAAAACCTCGAAGGCGCGCCGCAGCAAAAGCAATCGGCCAAGGGCGGCGACAAGCTGAACGAGGCCCGCGACATGATCTTCCGCGCGATGGACGCGCTGGAGACCGAGGACGACTGGTACGCGCTGGGGCCGCTGGGCCAGCAGGTGACGACGGCCAACCCCGATTTTGACGTGCGAACCTATGGATTCCGCAAGTTCTCCGACCTTGTGGGCAAGATCCCGGTACTGGAAACCCGGCGTGGGTCGGGGAACCAGTTGCAGGTGCGGCGGGTGGATTGA
- a CDS encoding sulfotransferase family 2 domain-containing protein, which produces MILSRGRGYLFIHIPKTGGTSMALALEARAMADDVMLGDTPKALKRRRRVKDVQTAGRLWKHSRLVDLPGLVEEEEMQRLFVFTLVRNPWARMVSYYYWLRAQSFDHPAVTLAQQLGFNEFVAHRHTQASLSAADYGSYVRLPSGAEHCQLFIRLEHLEQDIAPLEAHLGLALTPLPHVNRSAREADWRGVFSKQSKADVARIAARDIARFGYRFEGD; this is translated from the coding sequence ATGATCCTCTCACGCGGGCGCGGCTACCTCTTCATCCACATTCCCAAGACCGGGGGCACCTCGATGGCGCTGGCGCTGGAGGCGCGGGCAATGGCGGATGATGTGATGCTGGGCGACACGCCGAAGGCGCTGAAGCGGCGGCGGCGTGTGAAAGATGTGCAGACGGCAGGGCGGCTTTGGAAGCACTCGCGGCTCGTAGATTTGCCGGGGCTTGTGGAAGAAGAGGAGATGCAACGGCTCTTCGTGTTCACCCTCGTCCGCAACCCTTGGGCCCGGATGGTGAGCTATTATTACTGGCTCCGGGCGCAAAGCTTTGACCACCCCGCCGTGACCCTCGCGCAGCAACTGGGATTTAACGAATTCGTGGCGCACCGGCACACGCAGGCCAGCCTGAGCGCGGCAGATTATGGCAGCTATGTGCGCCTGCCTTCCGGCGCGGAGCACTGCCAATTGTTCATCCGGCTGGAACATCTGGAGCAGGATATCGCCCCGCTTGAGGCGCATCTTGGGCTTGCTCTCACGCCGCTGCCGCATGTGAACCGGAGCGCCCGCGAGGCGGACTGGCGCGGCGTTTTTAGTAAACAAAGCAAGGCCGATGTGGCCCGCATCGCCGCCCGCGACATTGCCCGTTTCGGCTACCGGTTCGAGGGCGATTGA